From the genome of Clavelina lepadiformis chromosome 2, kaClaLepa1.1, whole genome shotgun sequence:
GAGTAATAAAAATGTCCATGAAACTAATAACCAaccaaataattttgtttcactgaaatcaatatttattgattgcttTAAAAGACAATGGTTGCTATACATGTTCAAATTACATGTATGATATGTCTGTTTTGCACCACAATATTCTGTATAACTTGAAACTTAGTACTAATAACTTAAGCctatattaataaaaaaacattctaTTGATATCGGAAGTttccaacaaaatttaatttaactcCTCTCAGTGCTGCCAGTAAATGGTCAACCAACCGCAAGCCTACTCAGTGCGCATGGCAAATGTATGCTGTGCCTTTAAAGCAACACCATTCATTAATACTTATGTACTAGTACCGACATCATTTTCTTAATCTCGTCAAACTTAAGAGACAGCCATTTTCTCACCGTCATTTtaggaaaaagaaaacagtaatttacacaacaaacaaacaaattagcAATTTACTTTCAAAAACCAAACTGTAGCACGATAGTTGCTTCCGTATGGTTACAGCATCACTACCAAAATACCCAGTACTAGCTTATTGTCAAACCCTGCTACGTTAGGTTAAGAAAGTTACAACAGCCATTGTTCAACATTAACTTACCTAATCCAACAATCAAGAACATATAGTAGTAAATGAAATTCATCATGGATCAAAATCCTAACTGTTTTACTCAATGAATATCACTTAATTGCTACaactgaaaaaagtgaaagtatttaaatatatacaaCCTAGTTGCCAGTAATACATACTAATGATACTAATATATGCCAATGCTAATGCCAGCTCATATGTTTCTAGCATGATACATTATGCATAATACATAAAGTCACTCTAAAACACTGCATACCGAACTAATGATTCTGCAAAAACTGACTAAACTCAAGTGACAAAGTGAGACGAAGAATAAACATGCAAgacctactggaaagtttgcataATGCGCCAGAATTGTTGCTTTACCCTCTGTTgtatattgtaatttttacgTTGGTGtgcgcaaattttggcgttagcatttttgttgcatttatcCTGTGCCCTAAAGCAAACTTTCCGGTAGGGCATACATGTATGTATTTTGTTGTATCAGTTGGATTAAGGTTTAAGTTGCGTTGGGTTAAATGCAATGTCAGGTGGCTGTGCACTTCCACACTAGACCCAGATGCAGGCCAGGCTGAAAAGCATGGCACTTTTTGACGAGATCTCAGGGGTACAGGACGAGCAAAATTGAGGTGACTGGGTGCAGGAGTCATAGGACAGATAAAATCGGTGTGAAAAATGGTTCATTTTGCAGTCTGCAATAAATGCTAATCTAAACACCCACACTGCAGAGTATAGCTGTTTTGAGCAAAATCTTGTGTgcaccaaacaaccaaaaatgacaagtgcggTGTGCAAAAATGCTCAGATGCAATGGAAGTGCGCAATTAGGTGAGCAATTACACAGTAATGTACACAGTTTAACTTATAAATTATTCAATGCTTTTAGGGTTTTTGGTTAGGTTCATTACATTGTTACTTACTAAATCAATTGAGCGCacaaaagttctgtccaagtcattaagtgcaaaataatgcaCCTTAAGTGCGGCACTAAAGCTCATGTaaagcagtattgagtgcgccaatgccaaactctgcagtctgaaAAAGTCTCTGGGTCTTGTTTTCAACGACATTCGAGTGCACCAAACCAAACTTAGtcttgaaaaatttcaagGGTGTAGTTGGCATGTTTACCACTATAGGATCCAGGCAGCATATCCCATGTAGTGAAAAGTGTAGCACCTGCAAGCTTAAGGTTTATCAATGTGAATgctaaactttttattttcccGATAATTTATCATAGGCTAAATAAACAACTTTGCACGCACAAgttcttgtcaaaaactgccGTATTTTCCATTCTGCCATTTGGGAGCATAtctaatttaaaacaaaactaggCTAATTTCTGAATTTAACAGATCCAATGAGTTACGAAAGATCAGTAGGttaatgccaatttttaaaaggTAACGAACTATAGTAACTATAATACCACCACTGTAGCTGAATAAGCTATTTCGGTATTTCAGTTAAGCTAGCCCTGTAGCCTATGAGTATGACCCACTAGGCGGTAGACCTAGGATAAGTAATAACTTCCACTTTCTGTTTTAATCTGCTTTATAATTACGCTAATTCTTTAGCACGATGCTTTTCGCTAACTATAGGCTAGGGTATAAACGTTACACCACTAAATAGCCGCAAATTGTGACATtacatttatttgcttatttttgGTATAGGCCCTATTTGAAGCGAcatgaaagcaaactttccaatagGGTTGAAGGATTGCCGGATTTATCAAAGAAGTAGGCCCATAACCTAACCTTGTCTGCTTGCTTGGTCCACAAATTACTACTGGGCTTGGTccacaaattacaaaaattgtgCAGTGACTGGAATGGCACAGAGCGCCCtcaacacaaatattttttaaaaagtaaaggGCTTTTCAGTCTTCTCTAACTCGGTTGCAAACTGTCTGTGTTTACTTCTTTTGATTTGCCTGTCCTTAAAGGTAGAAGACGCAGAAAAAGACAGTACAGAAAACGATGAGGTAAGAAAATACTAATACAAAAGTAAAGCCAACTTTTCCAGCTCGACCCTTTTAACTTGGGCGTCTAAAATAATTGCAAGTGTTTACAGTGTTTACAGTGTTTACAGTGTTTACAGTGTTTACAGTGTTTACAGTGTTTACAGTGTTTACAGTGTTTACAGTGTTTACAGTGTTTACAGTGTTTACAGTGTTTACAGTGTTTACAGTGTTTACAGTGTTTACAGTGTTTACAGTGTTTACAGTGTTTACAGTGTTTACAGTGTTTACAGTGTTTACAGTGTTTACAGTGTTTACAGTGTTTACAGTGTTTACAGTGTTTACAGTGTTTACAGTGTTTACAGTGTTTACAGTGTTTACAGTGTTTACAGTGTTTACAGTGTTTACAGTGTTTACAGTGTTTACAGTGTTTACAGTGTTTACAGTGTTTACAGTGTTTACAGTGTTTACAGTGTTTACAGTGTTTACAGTGTTTACAGTGTTTACAGTGTTTACAGTGTTTACAGTGTTTACAGTGTTTACAGTGTTTACAGTGTTTACAGTGTTTACAGTGTTTACAGTGTTTACAGTGTTTACAGTGTTTACAGTGTTTACAGTGTTTACAGTGTTTACAGTGTTTACAGTGTTTACATGAAAGAATAGCTTACAGTACTTGTACTAAGTgttgacattttattttgcagagATTCAAAAAATGCTAATTCTGTTTGTACTTCAGCCAAGAAAGTGaccaattttcaaatttctgctCTAGACAATTTACAGCAGGTAGGTCATAAAATAAGAACATGCTAcattaaatacattttaggcgtttttgaaaacttaaaaaaagcaaatttttatgattttgtttattttgaactCGGGGCGGGGAGGGGGGCTGGGGACGATAAACGCCCTAccagatttttgaaaaatgtcgTTTGGAGGATtgtgtttatatatttatctGAAGGTAAGGGTGAAATAGCTTAGGTTGTCTCGGGCGCCTTAAATTCACGCTATCCACAAAAGAAAGGGGGGAGCTTTGGTGGTAAAAACTCTCCTTTTTTTGGCAATTTACATGTAAATGATTTGATTACCTTGTGAATATAATACTTTATATATTAAGCGATTTTGAACAAACTTCCCAACTTGAAAGTGTTCTGTGTGACTTACGACAATAATTTGACCCTATCTGGCATTTTGTAACTTCGCTTATCTGTCCACAGCGAATTAACTTCTTCCAAGCGTCAAACCACAAGATTTTTAGTCCTGAGCGATAAACTGAAAGTAATTGGTAATATgtatattacatatataattttgATCGCAATGAGTTTCACGTAACGTTTTATTCACGAGTCATTTATGTGGTAGCAACCTTCCTGACGTCTGGTTAAGCCACGTAGATTTTTTATGCAAATCGTACGTAATTGCTCTTGCACTAGTTGAGCAAACATAAACAAGCCCACAGCAAGTATTTCAGAAAACGTTGACATGGCAAGCATGAAAAGCAATAAAAGTAGAAATTCTTGCGAATAATCCACACTCTAATAGATGTACTTATATCGCTGATTCCTACACGATTACTATAGAGATGTTAAAAATAGATGGACGCAATTCACGCAACTATATATTCAATCATTTTTGGCCTTGCTAGCTGCCAACAAGGCAACGTTACATGTTTCTTTCATTTGGTCAAAGTAATGACATGTGGCGCGGTTTTCACTAAATCTCACCACCAACCAATTACCTATTGACATACCAAAAACAAGAAACGTCAAGAAGAtatcaacacaaaacattgcaaaaacatcacGTTTGCGTTTGATGGTGCATAGCAGACAGAGTTCTTCATACGGCAATGGACACCTAAAAGAAAACCAAAGACGAGTTTACAAGAGAACCGCAACCTTATATTTGCAGGTCTCTAAACATGTAATACCATTAACTTGTCCTTTTATTGCATAGGCTACAGACATATTTCTTAGTCAACGTATGTCTATGCTCCAAGGCATATACACCTAACCTTGGTCTTAATAAGTTAACACGGCAATAGAAGTCGATTACAAAAGAGATAAGTACTACCGATCAACGGATGTAAACAGTAGCCTATATTCGCTTACCTGAATGTTTCAGATGACCTTACATCGTCGGCTATTCCAACAGTAAAAACCGCCATAGCAAGAAGCattaaaaatgccaaaaaCGCGGTAAAAAGATGTTTTCGAAAGTACGTTTTAACCAAGAAAACGTTGTTGAAGTTCTTGCGATGACACCACTGGTATAGCATGCTCTCGTTCAGTTGGTAGAAATCAACCCCAGGATCGTTGTCATCGTTTCTTTGTATCGCTGGACATAGCTTAAACACTGCAATGCAAATcgtttgtaaaattatttaaaaagtaaacGGCTAAATGGCCTTTAATGCACAATTCGCTGTCTGCGCTGTCTGCACAATTCGCGGCAATTATACGCATCTGCGTTGATGTATAATTTGCATCTTTGCGAATGCGTTTCGGAAAACACTGCATTTTGAGAAGAAATGGTGTACAGATAGGCATACGAAATTAAATCACaagtaaattaattacaataaaacacataacATTGCAGGTCCAAGTCGCGGTCATGCAATGCGTTTAGACttttgataataatataattgaATTGATATTGTAACCTATATTTAGCACTGCTTCGCTAATTATTATTACAGCTTCACTGATTAAGGGCAGcgaaacaatttttcaatctAACGACATACTTAATTACCAGACAAAATATATGGCAAGTGGTGCATGGAGGCAAAATTTTCGAAACACAGCATGGAAAAGAAATGCCTGTCCTTCATACCACCAACTAACAATCTTTCGGATCTCGTCAAAGTGTCGTCCGACTCATTCTATAGCAACCAATTATCACACgtcattaaaacaaaaacagcaaacaagaaattacAGCCTGGATctcattttttacttttttcttgGATTTAATTATTTTCGACTTCTTCGAGGAAGTTTTTTCCACTTGAACCACAACGTCTTCATGCTGCAGATCCTCTAAAGCAGTTCCtggaaaaacaaaagaaatagaTGTTTAAATAAAGCACTTGAAGGGCAAGGCTCAACAAAAACGCGTTTTTCTATGATTTAAATAGGATATACGCCAGTCGTCTCTGCATATCGACACTGCATGTGGTAAAACCTTTTCGAAAAGCAAGTTATAATTACTGTATAACAACTGGTCACTCCTTGAACCTTCATCTGTCTTATGTTCTTCCACAGTATGTGCTTTGTCGATGCCTAAATTTCTCACAAAAACTCAGAATCTATTTTGCTTCCAGCATCTCTCATCAGAATTACCAAGTAAACAATTTATAACCTAATCCAAGTTCTATTTGCCACCTTGCCAATATACCTGTTTGGTTAGGAAGCAACGGTGTTTCTTGGTTGTTTGTGCCGTCCGCTGTCCTTGCAACAGTATTTACCATCGCACGTTCTGGTCGATACAAGCGACGGCCGTCAAAGTTACGGCTTGTTTCATCATATGGTTTGTCACGATATAAAGCTTCTGGAATTTGCTGAACTTTTATGAAAATGTCATTTAGAAGTAACTGCATAAACTTCAAGTGCCCAAGTAAACGAGCTCCGACTCGAAAATGCCAATACGCCCACggcaatgaaaacaaaaatcccTGAAACAAATCGAAAATATCTTTTCCGTAACAACGCGTATACTGTAGTCGAGTAATAAAGTACTGCATCCAACCAGTAACTTTCTATATGAAGTTGAATACCTGTGCCAACATGAAATATGGAATCCATTGGATGAAGAATTTTATATCATTAGGATTGTCGAGCAAAGAGAATTCCTCGGGAATTGCTGCACGCGTGCACGCGCTGTTGTTCTTCATTTCAGCGTGGTTCGCTTCCCAACAGTAAGTCGTTGTAAACGCTATAAATTCCCCACCGACTCCGGAAGATTTGTTGGTAGGATAGCAAGACAAATTTGTTCCTAAAATAACTATTTTTAGCAATGCAACACACGCTATATATTTGAGTTTGCTGGCCGTTCCATTGTTATGGCCAGGGCCAGCTTTAGGCTAACGCGAACGACGCGGCCCCGCGCTGCTTagcaacaaagcaaaaatattcattCATATCACcaagcaaagctttgatgggagctgatttgcaaagagttgACATTTGGTTTACGttatcattattattattattattattagtagtaaaacaatttatttataatcGGCAAGGGGCCCCGCCATAACTTCTTGCATAGGACACTGCGCTTGCTTCAAGGCCGGCCCAGGTTATGGCACCGCCGTACAGTTAACACCTTACGCGTTTTAGGCTTCCGTGCTTGGTCGCGTTTTGTGTTCGTTCATCGTTTGTGAacttatttcttgttttgttttgctatAACAAGGTTTGCACCATTCAATTGGACATAATACAATATACAAATGTAGTACTAGCTCTTACCGATATAGTCGCTTATTTTGGAGAGAGCGGCCAGTATCAGAATTAGATATACACCAATCCATTTCAACAACCTGTCCATACCGAGGTCAATAACGATATTTACTTCATGCTGTTGAGAGGCTTCTTCCAACCGACCGATGGCATTTGAGCTACTTTCAGCTACGTTTGCCATTTCGTTTCTTCGTGCCGTTTAACGTAGATTTTTACTACAATGATCTAATGTATATCTATGAACTGAAATATCTAATATATTGCGGTATTTGTAACTTACATAACTTATTTGTACTTATATAGTATATGGTATCCTTGCGGTTGTTTctgttgttaaaataaaacaattgaacAAATTAAGCAATTGATCAATGATTCACCCAAGGAGATTTAGTAAGCATCGAAATCCCTTccattaaattattcattaaAGCGCTACGAAAAATTCAAGGTTCAGCTGTCATACAGGAAGTCTCGTAAACGCCCTGCCTTCTCTTTCTTACATGACTACGTGTTGTGTGGCAGCTGGGTACCTAAAACAGTATATTGTAGGTTTGTGTTCCAAAATATCTTTCATCATCCCTGGTTATGTATTTGTCTTTCTCACTTTCACCGTTGTCTACGTTGCTTGATGTAGCGTCGCAACACTGTGATCTAGTTATAAATAATCTATGACATGCAATACACTACAATAGTCTAAATATCCTCGAGTGCACTGTTGAATACTGTTTCGATTACATAATCGTATACGGTTATTATATAggccagcgtggtccaactgcaggcccgcgggccaaagttggcccgcgagcaccgattttttggcccgcgaactgatagtcagctttgatagtcgctattgttgaggaagaacctcgaccgcagatgtcacattgatcagtatttaatagctaaattttgaactattctaatttcagttttaataaaaaaagagaacttttttcagttctaatttcagttctaatatcagtgtcacattgtttttcagttctaatttcacatttcttcagttctaatttaaaaaaaatggcccgcaatataaaaaaattttctgattttggcccgcgatgaaaagaagttggaccacgctgatatAGGCATA
Proteins encoded in this window:
- the LOC143446612 gene encoding uncharacterized protein LOC143446612 translates to MANVAESSSNAIGRLEEASQQHEVNIVIDLGMDRLLKWIGVYLILILAALSKISDYIGTNLSCYPTNKSSGVGGEFIAFTTTYCWEANHAEMKNNSACTRAAIPEEFSLLDNPNDIKFFIQWIPYFMLAQGFLFSLPWAYWHFRVGARLLGHLKFMQLLLNDIFIKVQQIPEALYRDKPYDETSRNFDGRRLYRPERAMVNTVARTADGTNNQETPLLPNQTGTALEDLQHEDVVVQVEKTSSKKSKIIKSKKKNESDDTLTRSERLLVGGMKDRHFFSMLCFENFASMHHLPYILSVFKLCPAIQRNDDNDPGVDFYQLNESMLYQWCHRKNFNNVFLVKTYFRKHLFTAFLAFLMLLAMAVFTVGIADDVRSSETFRCPLPYEELCLLCTIKRKRDVFAMFCVDIFLTFLVFGMSIGNWLVVRFSENRATCHYFDQMKETCNVALLAASKAKND